The DNA segment GCTACCGCGGAGCCGCGGAAGAGGCCCCCGGCGCCTACAAGGACGTGACCGCCGTGGTGGACGCCACCGACGCGGCGGGCCTGGCCCGGAAGGTGGCGCGGGTGCGGCCCATGGCCTGCCTCAAGGGCTAGCGGCGGCCGGGTGGGGCGGGAAGCCGCCCTCCGCCGCCTCGTAGAAGTGCCGCCGGGTGAGCGGCAGATCCTCCCGCCGCCCCCGGCTGTAGAGCAGCTGGAAGAGGTGGAGGTCGCCCTCGCCGAAGGCCGCCCGGGAGCCGTGGAGGTAGAGGCGCCACATCCGGACGAAGGCCTCGCCCATCCGCCCGGCGATCTCCCCGCTCCGGGCCTCGAAGCGCTCGATCCAGTGCCCGAGGGTCCGGTGGTAGTGGCGGCGGAGGTTCTCGAGGTCCAGGAAGTCGAAGCCCGCGCGCTCCGCCGCCGGCAGGATCTCCACCAGGGCCGGAATGTAGCCGCCCGGGAAGATGTGGGCCCGGATCCAGGGATCCGTCTCCCTGGGCAGGATGCGCCCGATGGTGTGGAGCAGGAAGAGTCCCCGGGGCTTCAAGAGCCGCCGGACCCGCTCGAAGAAGACCGGGATGTTGCGCCGGCCCACGTGCTCGAACATCCCCACCGAGACCACCCGGTCGAAGGGCCCGTCGCGCCCGGGGTCCAGCTCCCGGTAGTCCGCCAGCCGCACCTCCACCCGGTCGGCCGCCCCGGCCCGCCGGATCCGCTCCCTGGCCAGCTCCAGCTGCCGCTCCGAGAGCGTGATCCCCAGGGCGCGGACGCCCGGCGTCTCCGCCGCGGCCAGGAGCAGGCTCCCCCACCCGCAGCCGACGTCCAGGAGCCGGTGTCCGGGCCTCAGGCCCGCCTTCCGGAGCACCAGGGCGTTCTTCGCCCGCTGGGCGGTCTCGAGGTCGGTTTCGGGGGTCTCGAAGTAGGCGCAGGAGTAGTTGAGCCCCTCGTCGAGCCAGAGCCGGTAGAACTCGTTGCCCCGGTCGTAGTGGTGGCTGATCTCGCGCCGGGCGCGGCGGAGGCCGCTCCGGCCCCGGAGGTGCCACCAGCACAGGCGCGCCTTCTTGAGGGGGGAAAGCCGCGCGAAGAGGTCCTCCCGGTAGGCCAGGCCGAGGAGCGCGCCGAGGTCGCCCTCCACATCGAGGTGCCCCGCGACGTAGGCCTCGCCGAAGCCCATGGAGGGATCCCCGGCCACCCGTTCGAGGGCCGAGGGGTGCCGCACGTGGAGGGTGAAGGCCGGGGCGGTCTCGGAGGCCAGCTCCGTGCCGTCCCAGAGGCGGACGCGCCAGCCGGGCTCGGCCCGGGGCGGCAGGAGCGACGAGAGCAGGCGCCGGGCGGAGCGGACGTTCATCGGTTTCTCCTCCTTTCCTTCTTTTTCCTTATACCCCTCCGCCCGCCCTGTCACCCCCGGCCTCGCGGACGCGGACCACGCGGCCCTCGAAGGTCCGGAAGACCGCCTCCCCGCCCTCGAACCCCACCAGGTGCACCGGCCCGGCCGCGGCCTTGCCGCCCCCGCCGGGGAGATCCACCACGTAGGCGGGCAGCGTGAGCCCCCCGCTCCGCCCCCAGAGTCCCTCCATGATGGCCAGCCCCTGGCGGACACTGGTCCGGAAGTGGTCCGTCCCGGCGGCCGCGTCGCAGTGGAAGAGATAGTAGGGGCGGACCATCATCCGCTGGAGGCCGTGGAAGAGGGCCCGGAGGACCTCGAGGCGGTCGTTGACGCCCCGGAGCAGCACCGTCTGGTTCGAGACGGCGATGCCGGCCCGGGAGAGCCGGTCGCAGGCCCGCGCGGCCTCGGCCGTCAGCTCCCGGGGGTGGTTGAAGTGGGTGTTCAGCCAGAGCGGGCGGTGGCGGGCGAGCAGGCGGCAGAGCGCCCCGGTGATCCGCATGGGGAGCACCACGGGGGCCCGCGTCCCCACCCGCAGCACCTCCACGTGCCGGATGGCCCGGAACCGGGAGAGGTAGGCCTCGAGCCGGGCATCGGAGAGGGTGAGCGGATCCCCGCCGGAGAGGATCACCTCGCGTACCTCCGGGTGGGCCGCCACGTAGGCGGCCATGCGCTCGAGCCGGGCCCCCCGGAGGTGGCGGCCGCCGCCGCGCCAGAAGCGCTTCCGGTTGCAGTGGCGGCAGAGGACGCCGCAAGTGGCCGCGGCGAGGACGAGCACCCGGTCCGGGTAGCGGTGGATGAGACCCGGGACCGGCATGTGCTCGGCCTCGGCCAGGGGATCGGGGTTCGAGCCGGGATGCCGGACGGCGATCTCCCGGGGGTCGGGGAGAGCC comes from the Dissulfurirhabdus thermomarina genome and includes:
- a CDS encoding SAM-dependent methyltransferase, whose translation is MNVRSARRLLSSLLPPRAEPGWRVRLWDGTELASETAPAFTLHVRHPSALERVAGDPSMGFGEAYVAGHLDVEGDLGALLGLAYREDLFARLSPLKKARLCWWHLRGRSGLRRARREISHHYDRGNEFYRLWLDEGLNYSCAYFETPETDLETAQRAKNALVLRKAGLRPGHRLLDVGCGWGSLLLAAAETPGVRALGITLSERQLELARERIRRAGAADRVEVRLADYRELDPGRDGPFDRVVSVGMFEHVGRRNIPVFFERVRRLLKPRGLFLLHTIGRILPRETDPWIRAHIFPGGYIPALVEILPAAERAGFDFLDLENLRRHYHRTLGHWIERFEARSGEIAGRMGEAFVRMWRLYLHGSRAAFGEGDLHLFQLLYSRGRREDLPLTRRHFYEAAEGGFPPHPAAASP
- a CDS encoding KamA family radical SAM protein; the protein is MRDAPETARGLEGAPRPFPSRAEAGARWDDWRWQMAHRLRRPGDLGRLPGVSPAAAAVLRVYPFAVTPYYLSLADWSDPADPIRRQALPDPREIAVRHPGSNPDPLAEAEHMPVPGLIHRYPDRVLVLAAATCGVLCRHCNRKRFWRGGGRHLRGARLERMAAYVAAHPEVREVILSGGDPLTLSDARLEAYLSRFRAIRHVEVLRVGTRAPVVLPMRITGALCRLLARHRPLWLNTHFNHPRELTAEAARACDRLSRAGIAVSNQTVLLRGVNDRLEVLRALFHGLQRMMVRPYYLFHCDAAAGTDHFRTSVRQGLAIMEGLWGRSGGLTLPAYVVDLPGGGGKAAAGPVHLVGFEGGEAVFRTFEGRVVRVREAGGDRAGGGV